Proteins from a genomic interval of Streptomyces sp. NBC_00820:
- a CDS encoding solute symporter family protein has protein sequence MSPAQHTLLAAGEASEHRPLIITLFAVFVAATLVITVWAGRQTKDAADFYAGGRQFTGFQNGLAVSGDYMSAASFLGIAGAIALFGYDGFLYSIGFLVAWLVALLLVAEPLRNSGRYTMGDVLAYRMRQRPVRTAAGVSTIVVSIFYLLAQMAGAGVLVSLLLGITSDGGKIGIVALVGVLMIVYVTIGGMKGTTWVQMVKAVLLIAGAVLLTFLVLLKFHFDVSDLLGKAADNSGKGSAFLEPGLKYGATGTTKLDFLSLGIALVLGTAGLPHILIRFYTVPTAKAARKSVIWAIGLIGAFYLMTLALGFGAAALIKPDEIIASNKAGNTAAPLLALHLGGVDSSWGAILLATISAVAFATILAVVAGLTLASSSSFAHDIYANVIRKGQATEKQEINAARYATVGIGAVSIVLGTLSRDLNVAGLVALAFAVAASANLPTLLYSLFWKRFTTSGALWSIYGGLVTAVGLVLFSPVVSGKPTSMFPDADFHWFPLENPGIISIPVGFLLGVVGTLLSKEVPDAGKYAELEVRSLTGTGAH, from the coding sequence ATGAGCCCCGCACAGCACACCCTGCTCGCCGCCGGCGAGGCGAGCGAACACCGGCCGCTGATCATCACACTGTTCGCGGTGTTCGTCGCCGCGACCCTCGTTATCACCGTCTGGGCCGGCCGCCAGACCAAGGACGCCGCCGACTTCTACGCCGGCGGACGGCAGTTCACAGGCTTCCAGAACGGCCTCGCCGTCTCCGGCGACTACATGTCCGCCGCGTCCTTCCTCGGCATCGCCGGCGCCATCGCCCTGTTCGGCTACGACGGCTTCCTGTACTCCATCGGCTTCCTGGTCGCCTGGCTGGTCGCCCTGCTCCTGGTCGCCGAGCCGCTGCGCAACTCCGGCCGCTACACGATGGGCGACGTCCTGGCCTACCGGATGCGCCAGCGGCCCGTCCGTACGGCCGCCGGCGTCTCCACCATCGTCGTGTCGATCTTCTACCTGCTCGCCCAGATGGCCGGCGCGGGCGTCCTCGTCTCCCTGCTCCTGGGCATCACCAGCGACGGCGGCAAGATCGGCATCGTCGCCCTGGTCGGCGTCCTGATGATCGTGTACGTCACCATCGGCGGCATGAAGGGCACCACCTGGGTCCAGATGGTCAAGGCGGTCCTGCTGATCGCCGGTGCCGTCCTGCTGACCTTCCTGGTCCTGCTGAAGTTCCACTTCGACGTCTCGGACCTGCTCGGCAAGGCCGCCGACAACAGCGGCAAGGGCTCGGCGTTCCTGGAGCCCGGCCTGAAGTACGGCGCCACCGGCACCACCAAGCTGGACTTCCTCTCCCTCGGCATCGCCCTGGTCCTCGGCACCGCGGGCCTGCCGCACATCCTGATCCGCTTCTACACGGTCCCGACCGCCAAGGCCGCCCGCAAGTCCGTGATCTGGGCGATCGGCCTGATCGGCGCCTTCTACCTGATGACCCTCGCCCTCGGCTTCGGCGCGGCCGCGCTGATCAAGCCGGACGAGATCATCGCCTCCAACAAGGCGGGCAACACCGCCGCCCCCCTGCTCGCGCTGCACCTCGGGGGCGTGGACTCCAGCTGGGGCGCCATCCTGCTGGCCACCATCTCCGCGGTCGCCTTCGCCACCATCCTCGCGGTCGTCGCCGGCCTCACCCTGGCCTCGTCCTCGTCGTTCGCCCACGACATCTACGCCAACGTCATCAGGAAGGGCCAGGCGACGGAGAAGCAGGAGATCAACGCGGCCCGGTACGCGACCGTCGGCATCGGCGCCGTCTCGATCGTCCTGGGCACCCTCTCCCGCGACCTGAACGTGGCCGGCCTGGTGGCCCTCGCCTTCGCCGTCGCCGCCTCCGCGAACCTGCCGACCCTCCTCTACAGCCTGTTCTGGAAGCGGTTCACCACCTCCGGCGCCCTGTGGTCGATCTACGGCGGCCTGGTCACCGCGGTCGGCCTGGTGCTGTTCTCGCCGGTCGTGTCGGGCAAACCCACCTCGATGTTCCCCGACGCCGACTTCCACTGGTTCCCGCTGGAGAACCCGGGAATCATCTCGATCCCGGTCGGCTTCCTGCTGGGCGTGGTGGGCACCCTGCTGTCCAAGGAGGTCCCGGACGCCGGCAAGTACGCCGAACTGGAGGTACGGTCCCTGACCGGCACCGGAGCGCACTGA